The following proteins are encoded in a genomic region of Procambarus clarkii isolate CNS0578487 chromosome 23, FALCON_Pclarkii_2.0, whole genome shotgun sequence:
- the LOC138367751 gene encoding mucin-2-like, giving the protein MFTTPDHYNTRSSQHPIFTTPDLHNTRPLQHPTFTTQDLHNTRPLQHPTITTPNLHNTRPKQQPTFTTPDLHNTRPLQHRIFTTPDLHNTRPSQHPTFTTPDLHNNRPSQQPTFTTPDLHNTRPSQHPTFTTPDLHNTRPSQHPTFTTTDLHNNRPSQQPTFTTPNLSNNRLKQHQSQKYTNTEISDNI; this is encoded by the coding sequence ATGTTCACAACACCTGACCATTACAACACCCGATCATCACAACACCCAATCTTCACAACACCCGACCTTCACAACACCCGACCTTTACAACACCCGACCTTTACAACACAGGATCTTCACAACACCCGACCATTACAACACCCGACCATCACAACACCCAACCTTCACAACACCCGACCTAAACAACAACCGACCTTCACAACACCCGACCTTCACAACACCCGACCTTTACAACACAGGATCTTCACAACACCCGACCTTCACAACACCCGACCTTCACAACACCCGACCTTCACAACACCCGACCTTCACAACAACCGACCTTCACAACAACCGACCTTCACAACACCCGACCTTCACAACACCCGACCTTCACAACACCCGACCTTCACAACACCCGACCTTCACAACACCCGACCTTCACAACACCCGACCTTCACAACAACCGACCTTCACAACAACCGACCTTCACAACAACCGACCTTCACAACACCCAACCTAAGCAACAACCGACTTAAACAACACCAATCACAAAAATACACGAACACAGAAATATCCGACAATATCTGA